AGTGTCGTGGTTTTTGAACTTGAGTACATCTTAAGACTCTCTCACACCCTGTCAAGCAAACCGAAAGAGTAAGTATTCAGGCCCTAGCATACCGATGAACTACTCTATACTAGGGCGGAATCAACAACATGAGATTAAGAAAACAGATTAAGTGATTAACCATATATACATACTGGAAAAGAGAAAACAAATTAACCAGGAGAAGTATGAGGCAGGTTTTGTTGTACCTTGAGAGACAGGAAAGAAGTGGATAGAGCAGCCACCTGCTGCTCCAGCCTGGTGTTCCTCTCAAGCACAGCCTCATACTTCTCCTGCACAACACATTCAGTGTCagctccacatcaggcacatgattAACTCATATGATTAACTCATCAGGAAATGTGGTGTAGCAACTAATTATAGCTAAATGGGTTGTCCAAATACATAGATTATCATTAGATGGATGAAACCAACAAGATCCTATCATACAAATATTCCAGGGTATCCAACTTTGTTATCCATAAATATCGCATGAGTGTAGTGCGCACCAGGATAAATTGCAAGACGGAAACACTGGGAGCAAGCAACTGATGTAGTAATAAGCTTTCATGGAATTTTATTTTATGTCATGCTAAATGCAGCAGGAATGCATTAGTTGATTCACAAGGCTGCACACAACATACACAGTGAACTCTCATGAACAAACACACCACAGCTTTAAAAATGAAATTTCAAGCATCACAGTGCACCATACGAACCAATTTTGCGCAATAGCTACTAAACCTTAACAAACAATGGAGCGTACACATACATTTGCTAACTGATCGTGACTTAATAATCGTATGCATTTGGACAGAAAGCAGCTTATCAAgaaatatttttcaatgaaggaACTCATCAAAGAGGACATGACACAACAGACACCAGCTACACCATAGAAATGATTACCAACTCAGAGACGTAACGAACACCAGCTTCTTCCTTTGCCGCACTGATTGCATCAGCATCATCAGCCGACCCATCGAACGTGGCCAAGTACTTGTTCAGAAACTTGAAGTACTCCTTGGTCATGCTGTCaatcatcatcataacaagaacAGATCGCATCAGTATACAACAATCTTGCCATGTTACTTATATACAGTGGTTAAAAATGCAAGGAACTTGGAAGCAAAGGGCAATGCGTGTCGCACTCCTTCTGGTCTTTAAGAATCCTGGTGACGGCAAGGAACAACTCCCTCTGCTCCAGCTTGCCAATGCCCCAGTAGGCGAAAAAGGCATCGATGTTCTTGAAGGTGGGGATGACGCAGTCGGCGGCGGCCTTCCCGGTGGTGGCGGCGAGCTCGAGCACCGCCGGCCGTCGTGACGGCCTTGACTTGCTGGCCATCGCCTGATTTCGCACCCTAACCCGCTGCCCCGCCTGCAGGTAATATATACCAATAAAACGAGGTAAAATGAGAACCAACAGAGCACTTTCTGTATTACCAGAACAAAACTGAAATTCAAACAATAACATGGCCCTTGGTATGGAAACAATTCTGCAGGTATATACCAATAAAATGAGGTGAATTGAGAACCAACGGCACATTGTCAAAAAAAGGCCAGCAGGATGAAGCTATAGCCAGCTAGCTATGCACCATAGGTGTCTGTACGGCCAGCTGAGAAGCATAACACGGCTAACATAAGGAGCGACACAATAGTTGTTGTGCTACCACAGAAAAATTGGGATTCAAACCTACCGTAGCCCTTGTATCGAAATAAAAACGCTAGCAGAGTGATGCTTGCTGCTCGGTCCTTGTTACTACATGGCCATTCGGTGTCGTCACCTAGTCCTGGATCCTGAGTGCAAAGAGGACCCCCTGCTAATTAAGCTAGGTTTTCCAGCCATCCACCCAAGACATGAAACGGGTGGCATAGGAAGCATACACCGAATCGAATCCCTCGCGAATCCATCGAATCCCCCTGTTTCCCCCCATTTTTGTACACCTCAGTGCTAACCCACAGAAGTTAGTTATCCGCAAACTAAAGAAAAGACAATTAGCTGACTCATCTGTCCTTCAGACTGTTGGATTTCACATTCAGCAAGCTTGTTCTTTCAGATAATCTGAATACCGCAAAATCATGCGCTAACATGTTAACTACAGTTCCAAACATGTAACTCACCTCTTCACTAGGAAAAACAACAATCGTTCAAATTCCCAACAAAAGTTCCAGCCTAAACAAcaagcgagatgatgtattacggaacaagtaaagagacttgccggtaacgagattgaactaggtattggataccgacgatcgaatctcgggcaagtaacataccgatgacaaagggaacaacgtatgttgttatgcggtctgaccgataaagatcttcgtagaacatgtaggagccaatatgggcatccaggtcccgctgttggttattgaccggagatttgtctcagtcatgtctacattgttctcgaaccgtagggtccgcacgcttaacgttacgatgacagttattatgagtttatgcattttgatgtaccgaagttagttcggagtcctggatgtgatcacggacatgacgaggtgtctcgaaatggtcgagacataaagattgatatattggacggctatattcggacaccggaagtgttccgggtgatttcggataaaaccggagtgccggaggggttaccggaaccccccgggggaagtaatgggccttattgggcctgaggggagagagagggcagcagcccaagaggtggcgcgcccccctcatggggagtccgaattggactaggagggggggcgcggcccccctttccctctccctctccctctctttccttccccctcaagtctcctagttggactaggaaaggggagtcctactcccactaggaggaggactccccctccccttggcgcgccctatagggccgaccggcctcccccttgctcctttatatacgggggcaggggggcaccctaggacacacaagttgatcctcgtgatcgttccttagccgtgtgcggtgccccctgccaccatattccacctcgatcatatcgttgtagtgcttaggcgaagccctgcgtcggtagaacatcatcatcgtcaccacgccgttgtgctgacggaactcatccccgaagctttgctggatcggagcccgaggagcgtcatcgagttgtacgtgtgctaagaactcggaggtgccagagtaacggtgcttggatcggtcggatcgggaagacgtacgactacttcctctacgttgcgtcaacgcttccgttgcggtctacaagggtacgtagacaacactctcccctctcgttgctatgcatcaccatgatcttgcgtgtgcgtaggaaattttttgaaattactacgttacccaacaagcaTATCggatttaggtagtagccatgtctcgagtggatcatatgtgatatcactaaggaaagaagtcacctcgttctcgagagctctagctcgtgctcgtgtcatgggtcctcttggctcttGATGAGACGGTTGTAGATCCATGGGGATGTTCGTGGGATGCACCGCATCacaaatcttttgcctccatttccattttttttcaaaacatgcatACTTTCACATCATCCAGATTGTTGCAGATGTTAGATTACTAACTGGATCCACTAGCATTCATCCGGTCTACTCTTGAGAGTCTTTGCCATGCAACATGCATTAGTGCATTTTATGCGGGTTTCAAATCAGATTGCATTTGATTGTGACATGCACAACTTTTTTGTGTTAAGAAATCTCTCACATAGGTTGAATTGTAAAAACTGAATTAACGTTCTACataatatttagaaactacatatcCAATTATGTGACAACGCACGGGGCGCCATCTAGTTTATTATGCATTTAAAGCATATAAACATAAGATACAAACACAAATAAAATTAACAAACAAATGTGGACGCTAAATTTGTAGTGGAAACTATAAATGCTTTGCTTGTCTTTGAAATTAGCCCAGCATGTATGAAGTTCAACATTTATCAAAAGCCAAACAagcttaagtttgaccaaccctgtaGAAAAGTGTGCCAAGCTCTACAACATCAAATACACATAGTACGAAAAAAATTCATAAAGAATCGCATTAGACTAATTtggtgttttggatgttaatgtttGTATAGACTTAGTCAAATTGAAACATGTTTGACTTGGGCCAAACATAGTGCTTTGATTCTTTTGGCTCTGAGCTAGTAAAATGGTTATACTACTCATGAAAAAATGTTGCCATGGATAAAAAATATGTGTGCTTAGAAATGTTCACCTTATTCACAAGTACATGCAGTTCTTCtatttatctatatctatacctatacctatacctactaataaagcaaggtgcgtttctccaaaATTTTCATCTGTTCACCAGCGAATAGATCTTTTTTTactattcgaggtggtactaattttttgtGCATCCATGTGCTAGAAAAAGAAATACAGTTTATCCAGAATTTCGTACATGGGCCATGCGCTAAAGCCCAGTAAAGCCAGCCCACTTATTTCCCTGCCCACGCAGCTGGGAAACTCCTATTTGCCGCACGGGGCGACAGATAGTCAGAGGTTCGCACAGATAGCCCTGGACTGGGCCGGCCCGTTTTCATATTTTTGTGTTCATTTTATATTTAACATTTTATGttactttttctttttatttccgcTTTCTTTTTTAACTTttcatttttaattttatttttgtaTATTTTTACTTTTTTGATCAAATTTTTCTTATGAAATGTTTAGAATGTCAatttcgttcaaaattttgaagaatgttCAGAATTCTAAAATTTTATTCCCGTTTTAAAAATGTTCAGATATTAAAAAATTGTCATTTTGAAATTTGTTGAAAACGGAAAAAATGTTTCTGTTTTACAAAATTGTTTGAGATTTAAAAAAAAACATTAAAAATGTCCCAAATTCGAAAAAAAAAATCTTATTGTAGTGAAATGTTCACGAATTAAACATAAAAATAGTTTAAATAGCCCCGTATTGCTGTTTACATATGGTCGTACCAATTTATAAACGTGTGTGAAACTACATGTAGTAATAAGATGTATGAAGTATGGATCTATTATGCCGGACGAAGGATGGATGTATTGGCACGTGAGCTAGCTCAAAAAAAATTGTATTTTCCAAAATTGTTCAAGATTCTTAAAAATTTACATTTTAAAAAATGCTCCAAATTTGATAAATATTCTTGCTTTAGAGAATGCTCataaattcaaataatgttcacgTTAAAAATCACATTTTCTAAAATTGTTCTGAAAGGTAAACATGTTCCcatttttgaaaattgttcaaaaattcaaaaaatgcttGTGTTCTTATAAAAGGTTcgtgtttttgaaaaaaaatgtttgtaaattttagaaaatgttcccaTTTCAAATTTTGTTTCTATATTTCTGAAAATGTATGAAACTTCTAAAAAAACAAattgcagttttgaaaattgttTGGGATTTCCAAATTTGTTCATGTTTCCAAGAATATACGGCAATtcataataataattatttttttaagtaaataaaagtaaTCATAGAGTGTTTCAAATCTGATGTTGCGGTATATTCCTAAATATTTACGTTGGCCATTGGTTAGCAGGACATGTTTATTCGAGTCGATGGCAGCACTGTGTAGGTGTTTGAGATCGTGAGTGCGATCCTTCAACTCATCTTTCTTTCTGGATTTGTACTCACACCTTACAAACACATGTCAATCCGATGTCTGAGAATTTCACACCCCATGCAATTTAGCTAGCCCAGCTACCTAGGAAATAAGGAAAACAAaatatgtttaatagtcccatattGCTCGTTTACATGTAGTCTTAACAATTTTTTTACGTGTGCAAAACTATATGTAGTGAACTGAATGAAGGATAGATGAATTAAACTGAATGAAACATGGATGGATTCGTACATGAGCTTTCTAAAAAAGGGAATTAAATTCAGTACGTGAGCTAGATGGATGAATTGCTAGCTGAACTATCTACAAAAGGGCCCTAGATTTCTCGAGGATTCCTACTCGAGGCAAAGAGAAGAGAAGACCCGACTACGTGAGCTAGATGCATGAAAAAGAAAAGACCCGGCGACCTCCCACATTATGGAACTTCAGCCTTAAATCCCCTCGACCAAGGAACGCGAAATAGTGGAGTACAATTAACTCCGGTTGTACACATCGGTGGCTTGTACATGGAAAAGAGAAGACCCGCCTCATTTCCATATTATTGAACTTCATGCCTTAAAATCCCCTCGAATGGATGAAAAAATAGATTGAATAATTCACGGACCTTCTCTGGCGTGCGATGACCTAATAAAACTCTTAAATCCACTCGATCAATGAATGAAAAAAATAGCGGATTGATTACTTCACACGCGGCGAAACCCATAACCAAAATGTTCCTTCTTGCACACAGGGTTTTTCTTGCACGTATAATTCTCACTGCACTAAGTGCGCACTATAATTCTCACTGCACTAAGTTTGACCATGAATTTAattaacaaaatattaatgcatgtcacaaaaaaataGTATCATTGGATGTTAAATCTATAGTCAAATTTTGCACAAAATACGAAgatgaccaataaactaggacagaGGTAGTAAGATGCAATGTTCTCGCCGCTCGAGAGAGAGTATACTGACAAAGGCATAAAAACCAAGAACCAAATTAAAACAAGAAAAACTTGAAATCGAAGTAGAAAAAACAAAATAGAATTTTGAAACCCCCCAAAAATGAAAAACTATGAAAACTAATCGAAAGGAAAAGTGGACAAAATGAATTTTAAAATAAACTAACAAGAAAAAAGgtggaaaaaaatcatattttttagGGGGAAAAAAGGGGGAAAACAAAATCAATTTTTAGGGGTAAAAAAACAAATCAGATAAGTTCCAGCTTTTGTTCTTGCTGGGCCAGTACACTGTGGGTTTGGTGGTCTTGGGTGCGAGCCGCTGGTACTCTGGGCTGTAGCTCTTTTTCTCTTCTCTCTCGAAAAATCACCACTGTCTCATCTCCTTATtcgttccccttcttcctcctcctcccccaccCACATTGTCCCCTAAACCCTAGCAGATCAGTAGCATTTCCGCAGCAATCACCCATCAATCCGTGCTGGGGCGGCGGATGAGAGTTTCTTGAAGCAAGGCGGAGGAGAGTTTTCAACTCCCCATTTCCCGGAGTAGCTCTACCATGTCGGCCGCCGCCGGCAAGCTGTCCCGATCTGCCTCCGCCATCATTGCCTCCACGGCGAGCGGGTACCACCTTCTCAAGATCGAGGGCTACTCCCGCACCAAGGGGGTACCCAATGGAGAGAAGATAAAGTCCCGCCCTTTCACCCTTGGAGGACATCGATGGCACATCGATTACCATCCCAACGGCTCCAAACCAGAGTACGCAGACTACATATCCCTGTTCCTTGTTCTTGATGACAATGTCACCACGGCAGTGAAGGCGCAACGCAGATTCAGTTTTGCGGATGAGGTAACGAACCAAGCTCCTTCGCTGGTATCAACAACGGTACACAGCTACAGTTCTCAGCAGAGCTGGGGATACAAGACATTCATCAAGAGGGCAGACCTGGAGAAGTCAGAGCATCTCAAGGACGATTCCTTCACCATCAGGTGCGATATCGTTGTCATCAGCGACTACCGCGCAGAGGATCTGCCCCAAGAGACTCCTCCAGCATTTGTCACTGTGGCCCCATCTGATCTGCACCGGCATCTCGGCAATCTCTTCAAGACAGAGAAGGGTGCCGATGTGGTTTTCGAGGTTGGTGGTAACACTTTCGCTGCACACCGGTGTGTGCTTGCTGCCCGATCACCAGTCTTCAGTGCGGAGCTCTTTGGTGGTATGAAGGAGGGGGACACGGCAGGTGTGGTGCGCATAGATGAAATGGAGGCAGAGGTGTTCAAGTCGTTGCTCTGTTTTGCGTATACCGACTCCTTACCGGTGACAGAAAAGGAAGATGAAGATGTCATGTGCCAGCATCTGCTTGTCGCGGCCGACAGGTATAACATGGAGAGGCTGAAGAGTATCTGCGAGGAAAAGCTATGCAAGTACATCAACACAGGCACAATAATGAACATCCTGATGTTAGCTGAGCAGCACCACTGTGAGGGCCTAAAGAAGGCATGCTTAAATTTTCTTCGCTCCCCGGCACATCTTAGGGCTCTGTTGGACAGCGACGGATTCGATCATCTCAGCAGGAGCTGCCCTTCTGTTATTAAGAATCTGATTGCCATGTCGGCC
The Triticum dicoccoides isolate Atlit2015 ecotype Zavitan chromosome 3A, WEW_v2.0, whole genome shotgun sequence genome window above contains:
- the LOC119270452 gene encoding BTB/POZ and MATH domain-containing protein 1-like, which encodes MSAAAGKLSRSASAIIASTASGYHLLKIEGYSRTKGVPNGEKIKSRPFTLGGHRWHIDYHPNGSKPEYADYISLFLVLDDNVTTAVKAQRRFSFADEVTNQAPSLVSTTVHSYSSQQSWGYKTFIKRADLEKSEHLKDDSFTIRCDIVVISDYRAEDLPQETPPAFVTVAPSDLHRHLGNLFKTEKGADVVFEVGGNTFAAHRCVLAARSPVFSAELFGGMKEGDTAGVVRIDEMEAEVFKSLLCFAYTDSLPVTEKEDEDVMCQHLLVAADRYNMERLKSICEEKLCKYINTGTIMNILMLAEQHHCEGLKKACLNFLRSPAHLRALLDSDGFDHLSRSCPSVIKNLIAMSALI